One window from the genome of Synechococcus sp. PROS-7-1 encodes:
- the prmC gene encoding peptide chain release factor N(5)-glutamine methyltransferase — protein MQTTRCSGQDLLAWRQSQLAQGGRAVDFDWLLMMQGDLSWAALQKMRILPESTVQLAASFNELELLWHRHVTEHVPLQHLVGRCPWRDVELQVSPGALIPRQETELLIDLALHCLTLSDPKTCSQAGVWADLGTGSGALAVALARSLPRWKGHAVDLSAEALELARLNLRSFAPSPCCTLHLGSWWEPLRHLWGNLHLVLSNPPYIPRAQLLGLEPVVRDHEPHLALSGGDDGLDCCRAIIDEAPRALAPGGWLLLEHHHDQSEDVLLLLRNAGLDAVQARPDLQGVMRFALAQRPLRG, from the coding sequence ATGCAAACAACGCGTTGCTCAGGCCAAGACCTGCTCGCTTGGCGCCAATCCCAGCTTGCCCAGGGGGGGCGGGCTGTTGATTTCGACTGGCTGCTGATGATGCAGGGCGATCTGAGCTGGGCTGCATTGCAGAAGATGCGAATCCTGCCGGAATCAACCGTTCAGCTCGCTGCATCCTTCAACGAGCTGGAATTGTTGTGGCATCGGCATGTCACGGAGCATGTTCCTCTTCAGCATCTGGTGGGACGGTGTCCATGGCGTGATGTGGAGTTGCAGGTCAGCCCAGGAGCGCTGATCCCGCGCCAGGAGACTGAGTTGCTGATTGACCTAGCTCTGCACTGCCTGACGCTCTCGGATCCAAAGACTTGTTCGCAGGCAGGTGTCTGGGCTGATCTTGGAACCGGAAGTGGTGCCTTGGCTGTCGCGCTCGCCCGATCTCTGCCCCGCTGGAAAGGGCATGCTGTCGATCTCAGCGCCGAGGCCCTTGAGCTCGCGCGTTTGAATTTGCGATCATTCGCGCCCTCGCCCTGTTGCACGCTGCACTTGGGCAGCTGGTGGGAGCCATTGCGTCATTTGTGGGGCAACTTGCATCTGGTGCTTTCGAATCCTCCTTACATCCCCCGCGCTCAGTTGCTTGGTCTCGAGCCGGTGGTTCGCGACCATGAACCTCATCTCGCCCTCTCGGGGGGTGATGACGGGCTGGACTGCTGTCGAGCGATCATTGATGAAGCGCCAAGGGCTCTGGCTCCAGGGGGATGGCTTTTGCTGGAGCATCACCACGACCAGAGCGAGGATGTTTTGTTGCTGCTGCGCAATGCAGGTCTTGATGCTGTTCAGGCCCGCCCCGACCTTCAGGGTGTGATGCGTTTCGCTTTGGCACAGCGTCCCTTGCGAGGGTGA
- a CDS encoding L-threonylcarbamoyladenylate synthase, translating to MMPLDAQLMAVDAIARHLHGGGAALMPTDTLPALACSPPSAAQIWTLKQRPQDKPLILMAAEVSDLLDLTTDSARVDALPLVDRYWPGPLTLVLPAEGALTHHLNPGQDTLGMRIPACALTRSLLARSGPLATTSANRSGATPNCSAEQAAAAFPDLPLLGPLPWPQPSGLASTVLKWTSPGCWQMLRQGAVMVPDGSA from the coding sequence ATGATGCCTTTGGATGCACAACTGATGGCAGTCGATGCGATTGCCAGGCACCTGCACGGCGGGGGTGCTGCACTCATGCCGACGGATACGCTTCCGGCGTTGGCATGCTCTCCTCCCTCTGCGGCCCAGATCTGGACTCTGAAACAACGCCCGCAGGACAAACCCTTGATCCTGATGGCGGCAGAGGTCAGCGATCTTCTCGACCTCACCACTGACAGCGCGAGGGTGGATGCTCTCCCTCTGGTCGATCGTTATTGGCCTGGACCGCTCACGTTGGTTCTGCCTGCCGAGGGGGCGCTGACGCACCACCTCAATCCCGGTCAAGACACGCTTGGCATGAGGATTCCTGCTTGTGCCTTGACCCGATCTCTCCTGGCCAGGAGCGGCCCCTTGGCCACAACGAGTGCCAACCGATCCGGTGCAACTCCCAATTGCAGCGCTGAACAGGCGGCCGCGGCGTTCCCTGACCTCCCCTTGCTTGGCCCTTTGCCGTGGCCCCAACCATCGGGTCTGGCTAGCACCGTTCTGAAGTGGACATCCCCGGGGTGCTGGCAGATGCTTCGTCAGGGCGCTGTGATGGTTCCAGACGGCAGCGCCTAA
- a CDS encoding response regulator transcription factor, protein MVHSPNLTQAEIGVIQLLLHGMSNKAMAETLMVSIRTIESHISHALMKTGCRSRLELVLWWLKQTPEPHGQPIGKLPPMPA, encoded by the coding sequence ATGGTCCATTCACCCAACCTCACCCAGGCCGAGATCGGAGTGATTCAGCTGCTTCTCCATGGCATGTCAAACAAAGCCATGGCAGAGACCTTGATGGTCAGCATCCGAACCATCGAGAGTCATATCAGCCATGCGCTCATGAAAACAGGCTGCCGGTCGCGATTGGAACTTGTTCTCTGGTGGCTGAAGCAGACACCAGAGCCCCACGGTCAACCCATCGGTAAACTTCCCCCAATGCCGGCTTAG
- the minE gene encoding cell division topological specificity factor MinE, with protein MTLQDLLDRILGRQPASATTARERLQLVLAHDRSDLSPEQLDQMRREIFEVVAKYVDIDLEEGDVTLETEDRVTALVANLPIRRSMASTKPGS; from the coding sequence ATGACACTTCAGGACCTTCTGGATCGAATTCTTGGTCGCCAGCCGGCCAGTGCCACCACGGCCAGAGAACGCCTCCAGCTCGTGCTCGCTCACGATCGCAGCGATCTGAGTCCCGAGCAGTTGGATCAGATGCGCCGGGAAATTTTCGAGGTCGTGGCCAAATACGTGGATATCGACCTTGAAGAGGGTGACGTCACTCTTGAAACTGAAGATCGCGTGACAGCTCTTGTGGCCAATCTGCCGATCAGGCGATCCATGGCTTCGACCAAACCTGGCAGTTGA
- the minD gene encoding septum site-determining protein MinD, which produces MTISRTILICSGKGGVGKTTLTANLGIALSRQGARTVVLDADFGLRNLDLLLGLENRIVYTAQEVLAETCRLDQALVKHKQEPNLALLPAGNPRMLEWLKPEDMQAIVGMLSERFDYVLIDCPAGIEDGFKNAAAAAKEAIVITTPEVSAVRDADRVIGLLNTRGVTPVQLVLNRVRPRMMANQEMLAVDDVTDILALPLLGLVLEDEQVIVSTNRGEPLTLNGSASPAARAYTNIARRLQGEDVPLMDPAREGRTGLRAKVRRLMQTKIF; this is translated from the coding sequence GTGACGATTTCGCGAACGATCCTGATCTGCTCAGGCAAAGGAGGCGTTGGCAAAACAACGCTCACTGCCAATCTCGGCATCGCACTCTCCAGGCAGGGTGCACGCACTGTGGTGCTGGATGCTGATTTTGGACTGCGAAACCTTGACCTGCTCCTCGGCCTAGAGAACAGGATCGTGTACACAGCCCAGGAAGTGCTGGCTGAAACATGCCGCCTGGACCAAGCCTTGGTGAAGCACAAGCAGGAACCGAATCTTGCCTTGCTTCCCGCCGGCAACCCACGGATGCTCGAGTGGCTGAAACCGGAGGACATGCAGGCCATCGTCGGCATGCTCTCCGAGCGCTTCGATTACGTCCTGATCGATTGTCCTGCGGGCATCGAAGACGGATTCAAGAATGCTGCGGCCGCGGCCAAAGAAGCGATCGTGATCACAACGCCCGAAGTGTCCGCGGTGCGGGATGCAGATCGTGTGATCGGCCTACTGAACACGCGAGGGGTCACCCCCGTGCAGCTCGTCCTCAACCGGGTTCGCCCCCGGATGATGGCCAATCAAGAGATGCTTGCTGTGGACGATGTCACCGACATCCTTGCGCTTCCACTCCTGGGCCTCGTTCTCGAAGATGAGCAAGTGATTGTGAGCACGAACCGAGGTGAGCCACTCACACTCAACGGCAGCGCGTCTCCTGCAGCAAGGGCTTACACAAACATCGCCCGACGCCTGCAGGGTGAGGACGTGCCATTGATGGATCCCGCACGGGAAGGGCGAACAGGACTGCGTGCCAAGGTTCGCCGACTGATGCAAACCAAGATCTTCTGA
- the minC gene encoding septum site-determining protein MinC, producing MKAASPSRARRVLILPPHRSCHWHQWLPDQRESLPAGSIDLDMGDWSMGCRELTELMDALEHEGYTVQQVITHCPTTQIGAAALGLPTSQRPKADTKEETGETETSDRRGDLRIHRGTLRSGDHLSSEGHALVIGDVNPGASVTANGDVYIWGRLRGRAHAGAAGNPSARIIALQLRPLQLRIADLVARGPEEPPMPGQAEQACIRDGDIAIEAAQPPFLDDQANQRKSFSAD from the coding sequence ATGAAAGCTGCGTCCCCTTCACGGGCCCGACGTGTCCTGATCCTCCCCCCCCACCGGAGTTGTCACTGGCACCAGTGGCTTCCAGACCAGCGGGAGTCTCTGCCGGCGGGATCGATCGACCTCGACATGGGTGACTGGTCCATGGGTTGTCGAGAGCTCACTGAACTGATGGACGCGCTCGAACACGAGGGGTACACGGTGCAGCAGGTCATCACCCACTGCCCCACAACGCAGATCGGAGCCGCTGCCCTTGGCCTGCCAACAAGCCAGCGGCCAAAGGCAGACACGAAAGAAGAAACCGGAGAAACCGAAACCAGTGACAGGCGCGGAGACCTGCGGATTCACCGGGGCACGCTTCGATCCGGGGATCACCTCAGCAGCGAGGGGCATGCGCTGGTCATCGGGGATGTGAACCCAGGAGCGTCTGTTACGGCGAATGGCGACGTTTACATCTGGGGCCGCCTGCGTGGACGCGCCCATGCCGGGGCCGCTGGAAACCCATCAGCACGGATCATTGCGCTGCAGCTCAGGCCGTTGCAGCTGCGCATTGCTGATCTTGTCGCCAGAGGACCGGAAGAGCCCCCCATGCCCGGACAGGCTGAACAGGCTTGCATCCGCGATGGCGACATCGCCATCGAAGCGGCCCAGCCACCGTTCCTGGATGATCAAGCGAATCAGCGGAAAAGTTTTTCAGCCGATTGA
- a CDS encoding HD domain-containing protein, with amino-acid sequence MASRTYHDPLHRGISLDANDPAEAMVLSLVDSSPFQRLRRIRQLGPAFLTFHGAESSRFTHSLGVFSIARRAMERLKTLDPSLEQQRGVLYGAALLHDLGHAPLSHTGEEMFGTHHEQWSARVIREHPQIRDSLDNYASGTADAVADLLEHGQAERGVIKSLVSSQLDCDRLDYLLRDSYSTGARYGQLDLDRILAAITLAPDGELAIHPKGLMAVEHYLVVRNLMYRSVYNHRLNVMCNWLLERLIQEARHLGPDRIWTDSTMHRWLWETERLDLNSYLANDDLRIGYHLQRWQAEAPAPLASLCDRFLNRQLLKALDVSSLHTSDRLELLAAAQTMSESVGLDPTLCCGLRQHQLHGYHPYRGGLRLWDGHSLRALEQESALVSSLATPAESAWLIHPREIAAELKARVRQEVSPL; translated from the coding sequence ATGGCTTCCCGCACGTACCACGACCCACTGCATCGAGGCATCAGCCTCGATGCGAACGATCCAGCGGAAGCCATGGTGCTTTCACTGGTGGACTCATCACCCTTTCAACGGTTGCGTCGAATCCGGCAGCTCGGACCTGCCTTTCTCACATTCCATGGCGCCGAGTCGAGTCGATTCACCCATTCCCTTGGGGTGTTTTCCATCGCACGGCGGGCGATGGAGAGGCTCAAAACGCTGGATCCCTCACTCGAGCAGCAACGGGGTGTTCTCTACGGAGCCGCTCTGCTGCACGATCTCGGGCATGCCCCGCTGAGCCATACCGGGGAAGAGATGTTCGGCACCCACCACGAGCAGTGGTCAGCGCGGGTGATCCGGGAGCATCCTCAGATCCGGGATTCCCTCGACAATTACGCCTCGGGCACCGCTGATGCGGTCGCAGATCTCCTCGAACATGGCCAGGCGGAACGCGGGGTGATCAAATCCCTGGTCAGCAGCCAGCTGGATTGTGATCGCCTCGACTATCTCCTGAGGGACAGCTACAGCACCGGTGCCCGGTATGGGCAGCTTGACCTCGATCGCATTCTTGCGGCTATCACCCTTGCTCCTGATGGAGAGCTGGCCATTCACCCGAAGGGATTGATGGCGGTGGAGCACTATCTGGTGGTTCGCAACCTGATGTACCGCAGCGTTTACAACCACCGGCTGAACGTGATGTGCAACTGGCTGCTGGAGCGTCTCATTCAGGAGGCCCGCCATCTCGGTCCAGATCGCATCTGGACGGATTCCACGATGCACCGCTGGCTGTGGGAAACCGAACGACTTGATCTCAACAGCTACCTCGCCAATGACGACCTTCGTATCGGCTATCACCTTCAGCGCTGGCAGGCTGAAGCCCCTGCCCCCCTGGCAAGCCTCTGCGATCGCTTTCTCAATCGCCAGCTGCTGAAAGCCCTGGATGTGAGCTCACTCCACACCTCCGATCGTCTGGAACTGCTTGCTGCTGCACAGACGATGTCGGAATCAGTCGGACTGGACCCCACCCTCTGCTGCGGGCTTCGGCAACACCAGCTCCACGGCTATCACCCCTACCGAGGAGGTCTCCGGCTCTGGGATGGGCACAGTCTGCGGGCCCTAGAGCAGGAGTCGGCACTCGTGAGCAGCTTGGCCACCCCCGCGGAATCGGCCTGGTTGATCCACCCCCGGGAGATTGCTGCCGAGCTGAAGGCCAGGGTGAGACAGGAGGTCTCGCCTCTCTGA
- the ctpZ gene encoding carboxyl-terminal processing protease CtpZ: MLPTVNSWSDQLQRLASGLFIGMLISLLTAPQALALNDAQQLVVESWRLVNQSYVDPETFETIRWKRLRQKALENTIETSEQAYSAIETMLQPLNDPYTRLLRPDDYSVMKASNEGSLSGVGLQLGHPPDGDSIVVIAPLEGSPAADAGVVSGTEILAVDGERVEGLGLEATAARLRGAVGSQVLVTLMPPQGEPEEISLERRTIDLRPVRTRRLRSDAHTLGYLRITQFSEGVPSQVREALEELSDKNVEGLVLDLRNNSGGLVSAGLAVADVFLDQEPIVETRNRDGIADPIQAGPGELYSGPMVTLVNSGTASASEILAGALQDDGRSLLLGEKTFGKGLIQTLTNLSDGSGLAVTVAGYVTPSGRDIQGQGIQPDRVLDQPEPLNPGGEGDRWLNDAERVLQALIEQENPIDQTQPLDSTDVASEPT, translated from the coding sequence ATGTTGCCGACTGTTAACAGCTGGTCAGATCAGTTGCAACGCCTTGCATCTGGGCTGTTCATCGGCATGTTGATCAGCCTGCTGACCGCACCTCAGGCCCTCGCCCTTAATGACGCACAGCAGCTGGTGGTGGAGAGCTGGCGTCTTGTGAATCAGAGCTATGTCGATCCCGAGACGTTCGAAACAATCCGCTGGAAGCGGCTGCGTCAGAAAGCACTGGAAAACACCATCGAGACCAGTGAGCAGGCCTACAGCGCCATCGAAACCATGCTGCAGCCGCTGAATGACCCCTACACGCGGTTGCTCAGGCCTGACGACTACAGCGTGATGAAAGCCAGCAACGAGGGAAGCCTCAGCGGGGTGGGATTGCAGCTCGGACATCCACCTGACGGGGACTCCATCGTGGTGATTGCCCCTCTGGAGGGCTCACCTGCGGCCGATGCCGGTGTTGTCAGCGGAACAGAGATCCTTGCCGTGGATGGCGAACGTGTTGAGGGTCTTGGGCTGGAAGCGACCGCAGCGCGTCTTCGGGGAGCCGTGGGCAGCCAGGTGCTGGTGACGTTGATGCCCCCCCAGGGAGAACCTGAAGAGATCAGTCTTGAAAGGCGAACCATCGACCTTCGCCCTGTGAGAACACGCCGCCTGCGCAGTGATGCTCACACCCTCGGCTACCTGCGCATCACGCAGTTCAGTGAAGGGGTTCCTTCCCAGGTGAGGGAAGCACTCGAAGAGCTTTCCGACAAGAACGTTGAGGGGCTCGTGCTGGATCTCCGAAACAACTCTGGTGGCTTGGTGAGCGCCGGTCTGGCAGTGGCTGATGTGTTCCTGGATCAGGAGCCGATCGTGGAAACACGCAATCGCGACGGAATCGCCGACCCCATTCAGGCTGGTCCTGGGGAGCTGTACAGCGGACCAATGGTGACCCTGGTCAACAGTGGGACCGCAAGCGCCAGTGAAATCCTGGCTGGCGCACTCCAGGATGACGGTCGGTCTCTTTTGCTTGGAGAGAAGACATTCGGAAAGGGATTGATTCAGACCCTCACCAACCTGAGCGATGGCAGTGGTCTTGCTGTCACGGTGGCGGGTTACGTCACCCCGAGCGGACGGGACATCCAAGGGCAAGGCATCCAACCCGACCGGGTCCTGGATCAACCGGAGCCCCTTAACCCGGGAGGCGAAGGCGATCGCTGGCTGAATGACGCCGAGCGAGTGCTGCAGGCACTGATCGAACAGGAGAATCCGATCGATCAGACCCAGCCTCTGGACAGCACGGATGTGGCATCGGAACCAACCTGA
- the petB gene encoding cytochrome b6: MANSSPVYDWFQERLEIQDIADDISSKYVPPHVNIFYCLGGITLVCFLIQFATGFAMTFYYKPTVAEAYSSVQYLMTDVSFGWLIRSVHRWSASMMVLMLILHVFRVYLTGGFKRPRELTWVTGVTMAVITVSFGVTGYSLPWDQVGYWAVKIVSGVPAAIPVVGDFMVELLRGGESVGQSTLTRFYSLHTFVMPWLLAVFMLMHFLMIRKQGISGPL; encoded by the coding sequence ATGGCGAACTCCTCACCCGTCTACGACTGGTTCCAGGAACGTCTTGAAATTCAGGACATTGCTGACGACATCAGCAGCAAGTACGTGCCCCCCCACGTCAACATCTTTTATTGCCTGGGTGGCATCACATTGGTTTGCTTCCTGATCCAGTTCGCCACTGGGTTTGCGATGACCTTCTATTACAAGCCCACTGTTGCTGAGGCGTACAGCTCCGTTCAGTACCTCATGACTGACGTGAGCTTCGGATGGTTGATCCGTTCGGTGCATCGCTGGAGCGCCTCGATGATGGTGCTGATGCTGATCCTGCATGTTTTCCGTGTGTATCTCACCGGAGGCTTCAAGCGTCCTCGTGAGCTCACCTGGGTGACCGGAGTGACAATGGCCGTGATCACGGTTTCTTTCGGAGTCACTGGATACTCCCTTCCCTGGGATCAGGTTGGCTACTGGGCTGTGAAGATCGTGTCCGGTGTGCCGGCTGCCATCCCTGTGGTGGGAGATTTCATGGTTGAGCTGCTCCGTGGTGGCGAGAGTGTGGGGCAGTCAACGCTGACGCGTTTCTACAGCCTGCACACCTTCGTGATGCCTTGGCTGCTTGCTGTCTTCATGCTCATGCACTTCCTGATGATCCGGAAGCAGGGCATTTCTGGTCCGTTGTGA
- the petD gene encoding cytochrome b6-f complex subunit IV encodes MHILKKPDLTDPKMRAKLAKGMGHNYYGEPAWPNDLLYIFPVVILGTIACVVGLAVLDPAMLGDKADPFATPLEILPEWYLYPVFQILRVVPNKLLGIALQTLVPLGLMLVPFIESFNKFQNPFRRPVAMAVFLFGTVTTIYLGIGAALPIDKSLTLGLF; translated from the coding sequence ATGCACATTCTCAAGAAGCCGGATCTAACAGATCCCAAGATGCGCGCCAAGCTCGCCAAGGGCATGGGACACAACTATTACGGAGAGCCGGCCTGGCCGAACGATCTCCTCTACATCTTCCCTGTCGTCATCCTCGGAACCATTGCTTGCGTTGTGGGTCTTGCAGTTCTTGACCCCGCAATGCTGGGTGACAAGGCGGATCCCTTTGCCACGCCTCTGGAAATTCTTCCCGAGTGGTACCTGTATCCGGTCTTCCAGATCTTGCGTGTAGTCCCCAACAAGCTGCTGGGAATTGCTCTGCAAACTCTGGTTCCTTTGGGACTGATGCTGGTTCCTTTCATCGAAAGCTTTAATAAGTTCCAGAATCCTTTCCGCCGTCCCGTGGCCATGGCTGTATTCCTGTTCGGAACCGTCACCACGATCTACCTCGGTATTGGTGCTGCTCTCCCCATCGATAAATCGCTCACCCTCGGACTGTTCTGA
- a CDS encoding glycoside hydrolase 100 family protein has product MAGRFSQQNQRVRPSSKEDQVVLKAREHFERTLIPVRGQLAGSVAALEHPRHDEALNYGEIFLRDNVPVMVYLLTQKRFDIVKQFLSICLDLQSTTYQTRGVFPTSFVEENGQLIADYGQRSIGRITSVDASLWWPVLCWMYVKSSGDEDFASSQAVQRGVQLLLDLVLHPTFEGTPVLFVPDCAFMIDRPMDVWGAPLEVEVLLYGSLRCCAQLMELGRKHQSSRLLDQRLVLTRQWVHDLRQFLLKHYWVTSKTMQVLRRRPTEQYGDNQHQNEFNVQPQVIPDWLQDWLENRGGYLIGNIRTGRPDFRFYSLGNSLGCLFGLLTAPQQRALFRLTLHNRDHLMAEMPMRICHPPMESLEWQNKTGSDPKNWPWSYHNGGHWPSLLWFFGSSILLHERRHPHADVLLMGQMKALLEECYWSHLNQLPRQQWAEYFDGPTGTWVGQQSRTYQTWTIVGFLLLHHFLRVNPDDVLLLDLDEGAVPDPDSHESQTSHNP; this is encoded by the coding sequence ATGGCCGGACGGTTCAGCCAACAGAACCAAAGGGTGCGCCCGAGTTCCAAAGAGGATCAGGTCGTTCTCAAAGCCCGCGAGCATTTCGAACGCACGCTGATTCCTGTGCGCGGGCAGCTCGCTGGAAGCGTCGCGGCCCTCGAGCACCCACGGCACGACGAAGCCCTCAACTATGGCGAAATCTTCCTGCGCGACAACGTGCCGGTGATGGTCTACCTGCTCACGCAGAAACGTTTCGACATCGTCAAGCAGTTCCTGAGTATCTGCCTTGATCTACAAAGCACCACGTATCAAACCCGAGGGGTTTTCCCCACAAGCTTCGTCGAAGAGAACGGTCAACTGATCGCTGACTACGGACAGCGCTCCATTGGTCGCATCACATCTGTTGACGCCAGTCTTTGGTGGCCCGTGCTGTGCTGGATGTATGTGAAGTCCAGTGGTGACGAGGACTTCGCCTCCAGCCAAGCAGTTCAACGCGGGGTGCAACTGCTGCTCGACCTTGTACTGCACCCAACCTTTGAAGGCACACCGGTTCTGTTCGTGCCGGACTGTGCCTTCATGATTGACCGTCCGATGGACGTTTGGGGAGCTCCGCTTGAAGTGGAAGTTCTCCTTTATGGCTCACTGCGCTGCTGTGCCCAGCTCATGGAGCTGGGGCGAAAACATCAAAGCAGCCGGCTGCTGGATCAACGGCTTGTTCTGACCCGGCAGTGGGTTCATGACCTGCGGCAGTTTCTGCTCAAGCACTACTGGGTCACAAGCAAAACCATGCAGGTGCTGAGGCGACGGCCTACGGAACAGTACGGAGACAACCAGCACCAAAACGAATTCAATGTTCAGCCTCAGGTGATCCCCGACTGGCTGCAGGACTGGCTTGAAAACCGCGGTGGGTACCTGATCGGAAACATACGCACGGGCCGACCCGACTTCCGCTTCTACAGCCTTGGCAACTCACTGGGCTGTTTGTTCGGACTGCTCACGGCTCCGCAACAGCGCGCTCTGTTTCGACTGACGCTGCACAACCGTGATCACCTGATGGCCGAAATGCCGATGCGCATCTGCCATCCCCCGATGGAAAGCCTGGAATGGCAGAACAAAACCGGATCCGACCCCAAAAACTGGCCCTGGAGCTACCACAACGGTGGGCACTGGCCAAGCCTTCTCTGGTTTTTCGGCAGTTCCATCCTGCTGCATGAGCGCCGCCACCCCCATGCTGATGTGTTGCTCATGGGGCAGATGAAAGCATTGCTCGAAGAGTGCTATTGGAGTCATCTCAACCAGTTGCCCCGGCAACAATGGGCTGAATACTTCGATGGTCCAACGGGCACCTGGGTCGGACAGCAATCAAGGACCTATCAGACCTGGACCATCGTTGGCTTTCTCCTCCTCCATCATTTTTTACGGGTTAATCCCGATGATGTTCTCTTGCTCGACCTCGATGAGGGAGCTGTTCCGGATCCGGACTCGCACGAGAGTCAGACGAGCCACAACCCATAA
- the mtnC gene encoding acireductone synthase, translating into METNPTQQNTVIKAIVLDIEGTTCPVNFVSQTLFPFAQRQLAKTICTPNRKPGVSAAVEEAIAEWKRDSDPASQALLLQATDQNTPTPEELSQYLDHLIQCDRKSTALKELQGIIWEQGYASGELTSPLYADVIPTLNSWKQQAIKLAVYSSGSVKAQQLLYSHTTGGDITDRFSQWFDTRTGPKLNADSYRAISDMIQIKPASILFVSDHPGECDAALASGMETRFCLREGNPFRDGGVHRVIHDLSEISL; encoded by the coding sequence GTGGAGACAAACCCTACTCAACAAAACACAGTGATCAAGGCCATTGTTCTTGATATTGAAGGGACAACATGCCCTGTCAACTTCGTGTCACAGACACTATTTCCCTTTGCCCAACGACAACTTGCGAAGACAATCTGCACACCAAACCGCAAACCCGGTGTGTCGGCCGCAGTCGAAGAGGCCATTGCCGAATGGAAGAGAGACAGCGATCCCGCGAGCCAAGCACTCTTGCTTCAGGCAACTGACCAAAACACACCAACCCCAGAGGAACTTTCTCAGTACCTCGACCATCTCATTCAATGTGATCGAAAATCAACAGCCTTAAAGGAACTGCAGGGAATCATTTGGGAGCAAGGCTACGCCTCAGGCGAACTGACATCCCCTTTATACGCTGATGTGATTCCAACACTCAATTCCTGGAAACAACAAGCGATAAAGCTGGCGGTGTACTCATCGGGAAGCGTTAAAGCACAACAACTGCTGTATTCCCATACAACCGGTGGAGACATCACTGATCGATTCAGCCAGTGGTTCGACACCCGAACAGGCCCAAAGCTAAATGCAGATAGCTACAGAGCAATCAGCGATATGATTCAGATCAAGCCAGCTTCAATTCTTTTTGTCAGTGATCATCCTGGAGAATGCGACGCAGCACTAGCTTCAGGAATGGAGACCCGATTCTGCCTGCGTGAAGGCAATCCATTCCGCGATGGTGGAGTGCACAGAGTGATTCATGATCTGAGCGAAATCAGTCTCTGA
- the mtnB gene encoding methylthioribulose 1-phosphate dehydratase, whose product MGKGAHKRQLIKTIRDLHNRGWCDGTGGNFSVVCEQDPLRLLMAPSGVDKGSVEATDLIEVNGNGEVVHGEGKASAETLMHLQIIKQCSAGAVLHTHSCNGTLLSRLHQASGHLKLEGWEMLKGLDGIITHNTTVELPIIDNDQNLKRLSEQASQHLGDAPSGLLVAGHGLYAWGDDLFQAQRHTEIIEFLLELSWRQTLLNKTQ is encoded by the coding sequence ATGGGAAAGGGCGCTCACAAACGACAATTAATCAAAACCATTCGCGACCTACACAACCGCGGGTGGTGTGACGGCACCGGTGGCAATTTCAGTGTTGTCTGTGAACAGGATCCGTTGAGACTCTTGATGGCACCCAGCGGAGTGGACAAGGGATCCGTCGAAGCAACAGATCTGATTGAAGTCAATGGCAACGGAGAGGTTGTCCATGGCGAGGGGAAAGCCAGTGCAGAAACATTGATGCATCTGCAAATCATCAAACAATGCTCTGCAGGCGCAGTTCTTCACACCCATTCATGCAATGGAACGCTTCTTTCCAGATTGCATCAGGCATCAGGCCACCTAAAGCTGGAAGGATGGGAGATGCTTAAGGGACTTGATGGCATCATCACCCATAACACAACAGTTGAGCTGCCAATTATCGATAACGATCAGAATTTAAAACGTCTTAGCGAACAAGCAAGCCAACATTTAGGGGATGCACCCTCAGGCCTACTGGTCGCAGGACATGGCCTGTATGCATGGGGTGATGATCTTTTTCAGGCCCAACGGCATACTGAAATCATTGAATTCCTACTCGAACTGTCGTGGAGACAAACCCTACTCAACAAAACACAGTGA